The following coding sequences are from one Hymenobacter sp. DG25A window:
- a CDS encoding glycoside hydrolase family 13 protein: MRLSRFLPLALCLGFTALHAAPAPAITPASVPVAETAAVPAKKAAAITRIDPTFWWVGMKNPKLQLLVHGPGIAGSKVELANYPGVTLEGFQKLESPNYLVINLTISPETKPGKLKLEFKGAKKTKYEYELRARTTPGDKSKVQGVNSSDFIYMLMPDRFANGNPKNDIVKGMKVERIARDSMYARHGGDLKGIEDHFDYLKELGVTAIWPTPVVENDMPKASYHGYALTDYYAVDPRYGSNEDYVQFVQRAHQQGLKVIHDVVLNHMGSHNYLFLDQPAKDWFHQWPTFTRGNYRDGTVNDPYGSAEDRKLFNTTWFDTTMPDPAQENPLVANYLIQNFIWWVEYTGLDGFRIDTYPYSNPQFLMSWGKAVLDEYPQLGMFGETWVQNAEGVAQQAFWSRNGFAPVNGFKSNLPGVTDFMMKYAIEDALTKEAGWAEGIAKIYYTSQGDWMYEDAMRNVIFLDNHDMSRVFSVLGEDVKKQKMALTWLLTERGIPQLYYGTEILMKNFSNPDGLVRSDFPGGWAGDKHNAFTAAGRTPQEQDMFQHVSKLANYRKTHPALHSGKRMHFVPDGSVYTYFRYNDQGQSVMVVMNAGKEDKTVDTARFAERLQGYTSAQDIISGAAVLDLKSLKVPAMTTLVLELKK; this comes from the coding sequence ATGCGACTTTCCCGCTTCCTGCCCCTGGCCCTGTGCCTGGGTTTCACCGCCCTACACGCTGCGCCTGCTCCGGCCATTACTCCTGCTAGTGTACCGGTAGCAGAAACAGCTGCCGTCCCGGCTAAAAAAGCGGCCGCCATTACCCGCATTGACCCTACGTTCTGGTGGGTGGGCATGAAAAACCCCAAGCTGCAATTGCTGGTGCATGGTCCCGGCATTGCCGGCAGCAAAGTGGAGTTGGCTAACTATCCCGGCGTCACACTGGAGGGCTTCCAGAAGCTGGAGAGCCCGAACTATCTGGTAATCAACCTCACCATCAGCCCAGAGACCAAACCCGGCAAGCTGAAGCTGGAGTTCAAAGGCGCCAAAAAGACGAAGTACGAGTACGAGCTGCGCGCCCGCACCACCCCCGGCGACAAGTCCAAAGTGCAGGGTGTCAACAGCTCCGACTTCATTTACATGCTGATGCCCGACCGGTTTGCCAACGGCAACCCGAAGAACGACATCGTGAAAGGTATGAAGGTGGAGCGCATTGCCCGCGACTCCATGTACGCCCGCCACGGCGGCGACCTGAAGGGCATCGAAGACCACTTCGACTACCTCAAGGAGTTGGGCGTAACCGCCATCTGGCCCACCCCGGTGGTAGAAAACGACATGCCCAAAGCCAGCTACCACGGCTATGCCCTGACGGATTACTACGCTGTGGACCCGCGCTACGGCTCCAATGAGGACTACGTGCAGTTTGTGCAGCGCGCCCACCAGCAGGGCCTGAAAGTGATTCACGACGTGGTACTCAACCACATGGGCAGCCACAACTACCTGTTCCTGGATCAGCCCGCCAAAGACTGGTTTCACCAGTGGCCCACCTTCACGCGCGGCAACTACCGCGACGGCACCGTGAACGACCCCTACGGCTCGGCGGAAGACCGTAAGCTGTTCAACACCACGTGGTTTGATACCACCATGCCCGACCCGGCCCAGGAAAACCCACTGGTGGCCAACTACCTCATTCAGAACTTTATCTGGTGGGTGGAATACACCGGCCTCGATGGTTTTCGCATCGATACCTACCCTTACTCCAACCCCCAATTCCTGATGAGCTGGGGCAAGGCCGTGCTGGACGAGTACCCGCAGCTGGGCATGTTTGGCGAAACCTGGGTGCAGAATGCCGAGGGCGTAGCGCAGCAGGCATTCTGGTCGCGCAACGGGTTTGCGCCGGTAAACGGCTTCAAAAGCAACCTGCCCGGCGTAACGGACTTCATGATGAAATACGCCATTGAAGATGCCCTGACGAAGGAGGCTGGCTGGGCCGAAGGCATTGCCAAAATCTACTATACCTCGCAGGGCGACTGGATGTACGAGGATGCCATGCGCAACGTCATCTTCCTGGATAACCACGACATGAGCCGCGTTTTCTCCGTGTTGGGCGAAGACGTGAAGAAGCAGAAAATGGCCCTCACGTGGCTGCTCACGGAGCGCGGCATTCCGCAGCTGTACTACGGCACCGAGATTCTGATGAAGAACTTCTCCAACCCCGACGGGCTGGTGCGGTCCGACTTCCCCGGCGGCTGGGCCGGCGACAAGCATAACGCCTTTACGGCCGCTGGCCGCACACCCCAGGAGCAGGACATGTTCCAGCACGTGAGCAAGCTGGCTAACTACCGCAAAACCCACCCCGCCCTGCACTCCGGCAAGCGCATGCACTTTGTGCCGGACGGCAGCGTGTACACCTACTTCCGCTACAACGACCAGGGCCAGTCGGTGATGGTGGTGATGAACGCCGGCAAGGAAGACAAGACGGTAGACACCGCCCGCTTTGCCGAGCGCCTGCAGGGCTACACCAGCGCCCAGGACATTATCAGCGGCGCGGCAGTATTGGATCTGAAGTCCCTGAAAGTACCGGCCATGACCACACTGGTGCTGGAATTGAAGAAGTAA
- the pgmB gene encoding beta-phosphoglucomutase, translating into MATIKACLFDLDGVIVDTAKFHYQAWKTLATGLNIDFTEHDNERLKGVSRMRSLEIILEIGGVTLPEAEQVTLATRKNEVYLEDVHRMTEADVLPGVRRFLKECRAAGLKTALGSASKNARLILERVQLLPLFDAIVDGTDVANAKPDPEVFLKGAKALGVAPEECVVFEDAVAGLEAARNGGMHCIGVGDASILSDADFVIPGFEEMTVARLQELR; encoded by the coding sequence ATGGCAACAATTAAAGCCTGTCTCTTCGACCTCGACGGAGTCATCGTGGACACAGCGAAATTCCATTACCAGGCCTGGAAGACGTTAGCAACCGGGCTGAACATCGATTTTACCGAACACGACAACGAGCGGCTGAAAGGCGTGAGCCGGATGCGCTCCTTGGAAATCATCCTCGAAATAGGCGGCGTAACCCTGCCCGAAGCGGAGCAGGTAACGCTGGCCACCCGCAAGAATGAAGTGTACCTGGAAGACGTGCACCGCATGACCGAAGCCGACGTGCTGCCCGGCGTGCGCCGCTTCCTAAAAGAGTGCCGTGCCGCCGGCCTCAAAACTGCCCTGGGCTCGGCCTCCAAAAATGCCCGCCTCATTCTGGAGCGCGTGCAGCTGCTGCCCCTCTTCGATGCTATTGTGGACGGTACCGACGTAGCCAACGCCAAGCCCGACCCCGAAGTGTTCCTGAAAGGCGCCAAGGCCCTGGGCGTAGCGCCCGAGGAGTGCGTGGTGTTTGAAGACGCCGTAGCCGGCCTGGAAGCTGCCCGCAACGGCGGCATGCACTGCATCGGCGTCGGCGACGCTTCGATTCTGAGCGACGCTGATTTTGTGATTCCCGGCTTCGAAGAAATGACCGTTGCACGGTTGCAGGAGCTGCGCTAG